The following coding sequences lie in one Cupriavidus sp. WKF15 genomic window:
- the badH gene encoding 2-hydroxycyclohexanecarboxyl-CoA dehydrogenase, with protein MQRFEGKTVVITGGGGGIGGATCRRFGKEGARVAVFDLNLEAAEKVAAEIRADGGLAEAFPCDITDRAAVDAAVSAAESKLGPIDVLVNNAGWDVFKPFTKTEPAQWDKLIAINLTGALHMHHAVLPGMSARKQGRIINVASDAARVGSSGEAVYAACKGGLVSFSKTIAREHARHGITVNVVCPGPTDTALFAEYKEGAGNPEKLMEAFTRSIPLGRIGQPDDLPGAVLFFASDDAAYVTGQVLSVSGGLTMNG; from the coding sequence ATGCAGCGATTCGAAGGCAAAACGGTAGTCATCACGGGCGGTGGCGGCGGAATTGGCGGGGCGACTTGCCGCCGCTTCGGCAAGGAAGGCGCGCGCGTCGCGGTGTTCGACCTGAATCTGGAGGCGGCGGAAAAAGTGGCCGCCGAGATCCGGGCCGACGGCGGCCTGGCCGAGGCGTTCCCCTGCGACATCACGGACCGTGCCGCCGTGGATGCCGCCGTCTCCGCGGCCGAGTCGAAGCTCGGGCCGATCGACGTGCTGGTCAACAACGCCGGCTGGGATGTGTTCAAGCCATTCACCAAGACCGAGCCGGCGCAATGGGACAAGCTCATTGCGATCAACCTGACCGGGGCACTGCATATGCATCATGCCGTACTGCCCGGCATGTCGGCACGCAAACAGGGCCGCATCATCAATGTTGCCTCGGACGCCGCACGGGTCGGCTCTTCTGGCGAGGCAGTCTATGCCGCCTGCAAGGGCGGTCTGGTGTCGTTCTCCAAGACCATCGCCCGTGAGCATGCCCGCCACGGGATCACCGTCAACGTGGTCTGCCCGGGCCCGACCGATACGGCGCTGTTTGCCGAATACAAGGAAGGCGCAGGCAACCCCGAGAAATTGATGGAAGCGTTCACCCGTTCCATTCCTCTGGGCCGTATCGGCCAGCCGGATGACCTGCCTGGGGCCGTGCTGTTCTTCGCGAGCGATGACGCCGCCTATGTGACAGGCCAGGTACTGAGCGTGTCGGGCGGCCTGACGATGAACGGCTGA
- a CDS encoding aldehyde dehydrogenase family protein, with protein MQRIEHIYINGEFVTPHGDEWFDLHDPSTEEVIGQVRLGDAQDARRAIAAAQAAFPTWSRTTREERIAALQRMHRAVAAREDELMEAILREYGAPLVRGRWMATYPADVIAQAIDALESFVFEEQAGAARVIQTPVGVAGLITPWNSNAGFICNKLATALAAGCTAVIKPSEMSAMQTQIVAQALHEAGLPPGVFNIVNGRGDVVGEEIAHNPGVAKISFTGSSAVGQHLVTTGAATMKRVTLELGGKSPTVVLEDADFAAIMPLVLQAGFLNSGQACIAGTRILVPRSRLAEFEQIAKAAVSHIRSGDPRNADTDIGPMVSRKQWERVQNYIRIGQEEGATLLAGGEGRPDGLRAGWFVKPTLFTHANNQMRIAREEIFGPVLTIIPYEDEADAIAIANDTRYGLSALVLGKNPERCERVARQIDSGRVLVNTLAHEPRAPFGGFKHSGLGREMGRWGMSAYLEPKTLLTSAS; from the coding sequence ATGCAACGCATTGAACACATCTATATCAACGGCGAATTCGTCACGCCACACGGCGACGAATGGTTCGATCTCCACGACCCGAGCACCGAGGAAGTCATCGGTCAGGTGCGGCTGGGCGATGCGCAGGACGCGCGGCGCGCCATCGCGGCGGCCCAGGCTGCGTTCCCCACCTGGTCACGCACCACACGCGAGGAGCGCATTGCGGCCCTGCAGCGCATGCACAGGGCCGTCGCGGCGCGCGAGGATGAACTGATGGAAGCCATCCTTAGGGAGTACGGCGCGCCGTTAGTGCGCGGGCGCTGGATGGCGACGTATCCGGCCGATGTCATTGCCCAGGCGATCGATGCACTGGAGTCCTTCGTGTTCGAGGAACAAGCCGGCGCGGCCAGGGTGATCCAGACGCCGGTGGGGGTCGCGGGTCTGATTACGCCCTGGAACAGCAATGCGGGCTTTATCTGCAACAAGCTGGCTACCGCGCTGGCGGCGGGTTGCACCGCCGTCATCAAGCCCAGCGAGATGAGCGCAATGCAGACGCAGATCGTTGCCCAGGCGCTGCACGAAGCCGGTCTTCCACCCGGGGTGTTCAACATCGTCAATGGCCGCGGCGATGTCGTCGGCGAAGAGATCGCCCACAACCCCGGCGTCGCCAAGATCTCGTTCACGGGCTCGTCCGCAGTGGGTCAGCATCTGGTCACCACTGGAGCAGCCACGATGAAGCGCGTGACGCTGGAGCTGGGCGGCAAGTCGCCCACGGTGGTACTGGAGGACGCGGACTTTGCCGCCATCATGCCGCTGGTACTGCAGGCCGGCTTCCTCAACAGCGGCCAGGCCTGCATTGCGGGCACGCGCATCCTCGTGCCGCGCAGTCGCCTGGCCGAATTCGAGCAAATCGCGAAAGCGGCAGTCTCGCATATTCGATCCGGCGACCCGCGCAATGCCGACACCGATATCGGCCCGATGGTGAGCCGGAAGCAATGGGAGCGGGTGCAGAACTACATCCGCATCGGACAGGAGGAAGGCGCGACGCTGCTGGCGGGAGGTGAAGGCCGGCCCGATGGCTTGCGCGCCGGCTGGTTCGTGAAGCCCACCCTCTTCACCCATGCCAACAACCAGATGCGCATTGCGCGCGAGGAAATCTTCGGCCCCGTGCTGACCATCATCCCCTACGAGGATGAAGCCGACGCGATCGCCATTGCCAACGACACGCGCTACGGCCTGAGCGCCCTGGTGCTGGGCAAGAACCCGGAGCGCTGCGAACGTGTGGCACGCCAGATCGATTCGGGCCGCGTGCTCGTCAACACCTTGGCCCACGAGCCGCGCGCACCATTCGGAGGCTTCAAGCATTCGGGGCTCGGGCGCGAAATGGGTCGCTGGGGCATGAGCGCGTACCTGGAGCCCAAGACCTTGTTGACGAGCGCAAGCTGA
- a CDS encoding LysR family transcriptional regulator, with the protein MHRTGMTELEVVLAIARRNSFRGAAQELGMSTTAVSSAVAGLEARLRVRLFNRSTRSVALTDAGQRYVERIGPALAEIKSAGEEAATGPDVPSGTLRINAPQGVAYLLLEPLFNVYAQRYPEVQIDIVSESRMIDVVAEGFDAGIRLAESVPQDMIAVPLSRDVRMLVVATPEYLKRRGTPRHPRDLLRHQSIGMRMAHGGIYQWELERKGQKLRMDVPVRFALNEMPAIKQAVLLGLGIGFISEWFIEEELKTGALVPVLTPWCPSFGGLRLYYSGHRFVPARLRALISLVHELNLAEAPLRAVQAG; encoded by the coding sequence ATGCACCGAACAGGAATGACCGAACTGGAAGTCGTTCTGGCCATCGCGCGCCGCAACAGCTTTCGTGGCGCGGCGCAGGAACTGGGCATGTCCACCACGGCCGTGAGCAGCGCAGTGGCCGGACTGGAGGCACGCCTGAGGGTGCGTCTCTTCAATCGATCGACGCGCAGCGTTGCCCTCACTGACGCGGGCCAACGCTATGTGGAGCGCATCGGTCCCGCATTGGCGGAAATCAAGAGCGCGGGCGAAGAGGCCGCTACGGGCCCCGACGTGCCCAGCGGCACGCTGCGCATCAACGCACCGCAGGGCGTGGCATACCTTCTGCTGGAGCCGCTTTTCAACGTGTATGCGCAGCGCTATCCCGAGGTGCAGATCGATATCGTGAGCGAATCGCGCATGATCGATGTGGTGGCCGAGGGATTCGACGCCGGTATCCGCCTGGCCGAGTCCGTGCCCCAGGACATGATCGCCGTGCCGCTCTCGCGCGACGTCCGCATGCTCGTGGTGGCAACCCCCGAGTACCTGAAGCGCCGCGGCACGCCCAGGCACCCGCGCGACCTGCTCAGGCACCAGAGCATCGGCATGCGCATGGCCCACGGCGGCATCTATCAGTGGGAACTGGAGCGCAAGGGCCAGAAGCTGCGGATGGATGTGCCGGTGCGCTTCGCGCTCAATGAGATGCCGGCCATCAAGCAGGCGGTACTGCTCGGGCTGGGCATCGGCTTCATCTCCGAATGGTTCATCGAGGAAGAGTTGAAGACCGGCGCCCTGGTGCCCGTGCTGACGCCGTGGTGCCCGTCGTTTGGCGGGCTGAGGCTCTACTACTCAGGTCATCGTTTCGTGCCTGCGCGGTTGCGCGCTCTCATCAGCCTGGTCCATGAACTGAACCTGGCTGAAGCGCCGTTGCGAGCGGTTCAAGCCGGATGA
- a CDS encoding DUF1993 domain-containing protein: MALSMYDVSIPAFIRALTNLSAILEKGAAHAQAQGLDPADLIQTRLIADMDPLSAQVQRASDAAKGCAARLAGIDVPSYADTEATFPELQERIAKTVGFLKSIRPEQLDGSESRVIELKLRQGTVTFDGKSYLLGFALPNFYFHITTAYDILRHKGVQIGKMDYLGTR; encoded by the coding sequence ATGGCCCTCTCGATGTATGACGTATCGATTCCCGCGTTCATCCGCGCCCTGACCAATCTGTCCGCCATCCTGGAAAAAGGGGCGGCGCATGCGCAGGCGCAAGGCCTGGACCCGGCCGACCTGATCCAGACGCGCCTGATCGCCGACATGGACCCGCTGTCGGCCCAGGTGCAGCGTGCCAGCGATGCCGCGAAGGGCTGCGCGGCGCGGCTCGCGGGTATCGACGTGCCGTCCTATGCCGATACGGAGGCGACGTTTCCTGAACTGCAAGAGCGTATCGCGAAGACAGTGGGCTTCCTGAAGTCGATCCGCCCCGAACAGCTCGACGGCAGCGAATCGAGGGTCATCGAGCTGAAACTGCGGCAGGGCACGGTGACCTTCGACGGCAAGAGCTACCTGCTGGGCTTTGCGCTGCCGAACTTCTACTTCCACATCACCACCGCCTACGACATCCTGCGCCACAAGGGGGTGCAGATCGGCAAGATGGATTACCTCGGCACGCGCTGA
- a CDS encoding MFS transporter translates to MPIALLALTISAFAIGTTEFVIVGLIPTIATDLHISVPSAGMLVSLYALGVAVGAPVLTALTGRLPRKALLLSLMALFTLGNLLAWKAPGYESLVVARILTGLAHGVFFSIGSTIATGLVPKEKAASAIAIMFTGLTVALVTGVPLGTFIGQHFGWRETFLAVSGLGMIAFLGSLLFVPSSIRHTPPASLLQQARVLAEPRLLLVYAKTAIGYGGSFIPFTFLAPILQDVSGFSANAVGLVMLVYGVSVAVGNIWGGRLADRHGPIPALRVVFLLLAAVLFVLTFTAPHPWLVVATVLAWGAVAFGNVPGLQVYVVKQAERHTPNAVDVASGLNIAAFNLGIAGAAWAGGLIVTHLGLMHTPWIGALVVLVALALTELSGRLDRAAGFDARGTLPAGAAMH, encoded by the coding sequence ATGCCCATTGCCCTGTTAGCGCTGACCATCAGCGCATTCGCCATCGGCACGACGGAATTCGTGATCGTCGGGCTGATCCCGACCATCGCCACCGACCTGCATATCAGCGTGCCGTCGGCCGGCATGCTGGTCAGCCTGTACGCCCTCGGCGTGGCGGTCGGCGCACCCGTGCTCACGGCACTGACCGGCCGCCTGCCGCGCAAGGCGCTGTTGCTGTCGCTGATGGCGCTCTTCACGCTTGGCAACCTGCTCGCCTGGAAGGCGCCGGGCTATGAATCGCTGGTCGTGGCGCGCATCCTGACCGGCCTGGCCCACGGCGTGTTCTTCTCGATCGGCTCGACCATCGCTACCGGCCTGGTGCCGAAGGAAAAGGCGGCCAGCGCCATCGCCATCATGTTCACCGGCCTGACGGTTGCACTGGTGACGGGCGTGCCGCTGGGGACGTTCATCGGCCAGCATTTCGGCTGGCGCGAGACTTTCCTGGCCGTGTCGGGGCTTGGCATGATTGCCTTTCTGGGCAGCCTGCTTTTCGTGCCGTCTTCGATCCGGCACACGCCGCCCGCGTCGCTGCTGCAGCAGGCGCGTGTGCTGGCGGAGCCCCGCTTGTTGCTGGTGTACGCCAAGACTGCGATCGGCTACGGCGGCTCGTTCATCCCGTTTACCTTCCTCGCGCCGATCCTGCAGGATGTGTCGGGCTTCAGCGCCAACGCCGTCGGACTGGTGATGCTGGTCTATGGCGTGTCCGTGGCCGTGGGCAATATCTGGGGCGGCCGCCTGGCCGATCGCCATGGCCCGATTCCCGCCCTGCGGGTGGTCTTCCTGCTGCTCGCGGCCGTGCTGTTCGTGCTGACGTTCACCGCGCCGCACCCGTGGCTGGTCGTGGCCACCGTGCTGGCCTGGGGCGCCGTCGCCTTCGGCAATGTGCCGGGCCTGCAGGTCTATGTGGTCAAGCAGGCAGAGCGCCATACGCCGAACGCGGTCGACGTGGCCTCCGGCCTGAATATCGCGGCCTTCAACCTTGGCATTGCCGGGGCGGCCTGGGCCGGCGGCCTGATCGTCACGCACCTGGGCCTGATGCATACGCCCTGGATCGGTGCGCTCGTCGTGCTGGTGGCGCTGGCCCTGACGGAACTGAGCGGCCGGCTGGACCGCGCCGCCGGCTTCGATGCACGTGGCACGCTGCCCGCCGGCGCCGCGATGCACTGA
- the queE gene encoding 7-carboxy-7-deazaguanine synthase — MTYAVKEIFYTLQGEGANAGRAAVFCRFAGCNLWSGREEDRATAVCQFCDTDFVGTDGTLGGKYRTAGELAATVASEWPQGAGGKPLVVCTGGEPLLQLNAPLIDALHAQGFEIAIETNGTIEVPQGIDWVCVSPKMGSELVVRKGNELKVVIPQAGQDFAAYEQLDFQYFLVQAMDGPLARENTAAAVAFCQQHPRWRLSLQTHKLLGIR; from the coding sequence ATGACTTACGCCGTCAAGGAAATCTTCTATACGCTGCAGGGCGAAGGCGCCAACGCCGGCCGTGCCGCGGTGTTCTGCCGCTTTGCCGGCTGTAACCTGTGGAGCGGGCGGGAAGAGGACCGGGCCACGGCGGTATGCCAGTTCTGCGACACGGATTTCGTCGGCACCGACGGCACGCTCGGCGGCAAGTACCGCACGGCCGGGGAACTGGCCGCCACGGTCGCTTCCGAATGGCCGCAGGGCGCCGGCGGCAAGCCGCTGGTGGTATGCACGGGCGGCGAGCCGCTGCTGCAGCTCAATGCGCCGCTGATCGACGCATTGCACGCGCAGGGCTTCGAGATCGCGATCGAAACCAATGGCACGATCGAGGTTCCGCAGGGCATCGACTGGGTTTGCGTGAGCCCCAAGATGGGCTCCGAGCTGGTGGTCAGGAAGGGCAACGAGCTGAAGGTCGTCATTCCACAGGCCGGGCAGGACTTCGCCGCATACGAGCAGCTGGATTTCCAGTATTTCCTGGTGCAGGCCATGGACGGCCCGCTGGCCCGCGAAAATACCGCCGCCGCCGTGGCGTTCTGCCAGCAGCATCCGCGCTGGCGCCTGTCGCTGCAGACCCACAAGCTGCTGGGCATCCGCTGA
- a CDS encoding 6-carboxytetrahydropterin synthase, which yields MSKQVSITRRLEFDSGHRIPNHCGQCRNIHGHRYRLDLTLSGEVLHREGASDDGMILDFGDIKSLAQEHLVSRWDHAFLIYRGDTALLNFLQSMEEHKTVVLDAIPTVENLAQIAFDMLAPVFKDCFGHHLQLTRLVLFETPNCWAEVTATAALPAQD from the coding sequence ATGAGCAAACAAGTTTCCATTACCCGCCGGCTGGAATTCGATTCCGGCCACCGCATCCCGAACCACTGCGGCCAGTGCCGCAACATCCACGGCCACCGCTATCGCCTGGACCTGACGCTGTCGGGCGAGGTGCTGCATCGTGAAGGCGCGTCGGACGACGGCATGATCCTCGATTTCGGCGATATCAAGTCGCTGGCGCAGGAGCATCTGGTGTCCAGGTGGGACCATGCATTCCTGATCTATCGCGGCGACACGGCGCTGCTGAACTTCCTGCAATCGATGGAAGAGCACAAGACCGTGGTGCTGGACGCGATCCCGACCGTCGAAAACCTGGCGCAGATCGCCTTCGACATGCTGGCGCCCGTGTTCAAGGACTGCTTCGGCCACCATCTGCAGCTGACTCGCCTGGTCCTGTTCGAAACCCCCAACTGCTGGGCCGAGGTCACCGCCACGGCAGCGCTGCCGGCGCAGGACTGA
- the tadA gene encoding tRNA adenosine(34) deaminase TadA, with the protein MTDPRTAQEMARDERYMRAAMDEARLAEAAGEVPVGAVVVWNDAIIARGHNLPITSMDPSAHAEMQAMRAAAQVLGNYRMPECELYVTLEPCAMCSGAILHARLRHVVFGAADPKTGAAGSVVNLFEQAQLNHQTTITGGVLAADCGQMLKDFFGARRRAQKAAQLAARTLSDSDQP; encoded by the coding sequence ATGACGGACCCCCGCACGGCGCAGGAAATGGCGCGCGACGAGCGCTACATGCGCGCCGCCATGGACGAGGCGCGCCTGGCCGAGGCCGCCGGCGAGGTGCCGGTCGGCGCGGTGGTGGTATGGAACGATGCCATCATCGCACGCGGGCACAACCTGCCGATCACGTCGATGGATCCGTCGGCCCATGCCGAGATGCAGGCCATGCGAGCGGCCGCGCAGGTGCTCGGCAATTACCGCATGCCCGAGTGCGAACTCTACGTGACGCTGGAACCGTGCGCGATGTGCAGCGGCGCCATCCTCCACGCGCGCCTGCGCCACGTGGTGTTCGGCGCGGCGGACCCGAAGACCGGCGCGGCCGGCAGCGTGGTGAACCTGTTCGAGCAGGCGCAACTCAATCACCAGACCACCATCACGGGCGGCGTGCTCGCGGCCGATTGCGGGCAGATGCTCAAGGACTTCTTCGGTGCCCGCCGCCGCGCGCAGAAGGCGGCGCAGCTCGCCGCACGAACCCTATCCGATTCCGATCAACCCTGA
- the ldcA gene encoding muramoyltetrapeptide carboxypeptidase: protein MSTPSIQPHTEVRLIASSGYPHDVAIAARGCAWLKAHGYHMTNPDVLARRYLRFGGTDAERLADLHAIGAGAAHELTLAVRGGYGIARLLERLDFARIAEQARASGTPIVGHSDFTAFQLAYLAATGGVTFAGPMLLADFGVDTVDAFMWEHFEGILRNPAYTATVLAPQDGGQPFSGSVAGTLWGGNLAMLCSLLGTPFMPQVEGGILFLEDINEPPYRVERMLLQLQQAGVLGAQRAIILGDFSNYRVTDYDNGYDMDAVVAYLRDRLQVPVLTGLPFGHCARKLTLPVGARAQLSASAEGFTLGMSGYPVLSARP from the coding sequence ATGAGCACGCCGAGCATCCAGCCGCATACCGAAGTCCGCCTCATCGCGTCGTCCGGCTACCCGCACGATGTCGCCATTGCGGCGCGCGGCTGTGCCTGGCTCAAGGCGCACGGCTACCACATGACCAACCCCGACGTGCTGGCCCGGCGCTACCTGCGCTTTGGCGGCACGGATGCCGAGCGGCTGGCGGACCTGCATGCGATCGGTGCCGGCGCTGCGCATGAGCTGACACTGGCGGTGCGTGGCGGCTACGGCATCGCGCGGCTGCTGGAGCGGCTCGATTTCGCGCGGATCGCCGAGCAGGCGCGCGCCAGCGGTACCCCCATCGTCGGCCACAGCGACTTCACGGCATTCCAGCTCGCCTACCTGGCTGCCACCGGCGGCGTGACGTTTGCGGGCCCGATGCTGCTGGCGGATTTCGGGGTCGATACCGTCGATGCGTTCATGTGGGAGCACTTCGAAGGCATCCTGCGCAATCCGGCGTACACGGCGACGGTGCTGGCCCCGCAGGACGGCGGGCAGCCGTTCTCGGGCTCGGTCGCGGGCACGCTGTGGGGCGGCAACCTGGCCATGCTGTGCAGCCTGCTGGGCACGCCGTTCATGCCGCAGGTAGAAGGCGGCATCCTGTTCCTGGAAGACATCAACGAGCCGCCGTACCGCGTGGAGCGCATGCTGTTGCAACTTCAGCAGGCCGGCGTGCTGGGCGCGCAGCGCGCCATCATCCTCGGCGATTTCTCCAACTACCGCGTGACGGACTACGACAACGGCTACGACATGGATGCGGTGGTCGCCTATCTGCGCGACCGGTTGCAGGTGCCGGTACTGACCGGCCTGCCGTTCGGCCATTGCGCGCGCAAGCTGACCCTGCCGGTAGGCGCCCGGGCGCAGCTCAGCGCAAGTGCGGAAGGCTTCACGCTGGGCATGTCGGGTTACCCCGTGCTTTCCGCGCGACCCTGA
- a CDS encoding ABC-F family ATPase yields MLSTANITMQFGPKPLFENISVKFGEGNRYGLIGANGCGKSTFMKILGGDLESSSGNVMLEPGIRLGKLRQDQFAYEDMRVLDVVMMGHTEMWAAAQERDAIYANPEATDEDYMKAAELEAKYAEYDGYTAEARAGELLLGVGIPTSQHQGPMSDVAPGWKLRVLLAQALFSNPDVLLLDEPTNNLDINTIRWLETVLNERNSTMIIISHDRHFLNSVCTHMADMDYGTLKVYPGNYDEYMEASMQARERQMAANARAKERISELQDFVRRFSANKSKARQATSRAKQIEKIKVEDIKPSSRQNPFIRFEFEKKLHNLAVEVEGITKTYDRKIINNLSMAIQAGERVAIIGENGAGKTTLLRSLLNGAVQTGVQRGVEVDRGTVKWAENANVGYMPQDTYEEFPTDRDVMDWMSQWTQAGDDETSLRGTLGRLLFSADDIKKNVKVLSGGEKGRMIWGKLMLGRHNVLALDEPTNHMDMESIESMQIALDKFQGTLIFVSHDREFVSGLATRVIEVRTDGTLTDYLGTYDEYLQSQGIDG; encoded by the coding sequence GTGCTTTCTACCGCAAACATCACCATGCAGTTCGGCCCCAAGCCGTTGTTCGAGAATATCTCGGTCAAGTTCGGCGAGGGCAACCGCTACGGCCTGATCGGCGCGAACGGCTGCGGCAAGTCCACCTTCATGAAGATCCTGGGTGGCGACCTCGAGTCGTCGTCTGGCAACGTCATGCTGGAGCCGGGCATTCGCCTGGGCAAGCTGCGCCAGGACCAGTTCGCCTATGAAGACATGCGCGTGCTGGACGTGGTGATGATGGGCCACACCGAAATGTGGGCCGCGGCGCAGGAGCGTGACGCGATCTACGCGAATCCGGAAGCGACCGACGAAGACTACATGAAGGCCGCCGAGCTGGAGGCCAAGTACGCCGAGTACGACGGCTACACCGCCGAGGCACGCGCCGGCGAACTGCTGCTGGGCGTGGGCATTCCCACCAGCCAGCACCAGGGCCCGATGAGCGACGTCGCGCCGGGCTGGAAGCTGCGCGTGCTGCTGGCGCAGGCACTGTTCTCGAACCCGGACGTGCTGCTGCTGGACGAACCGACCAACAACCTGGACATCAACACGATCCGCTGGCTGGAGACCGTGCTCAACGAGCGCAACTCCACCATGATCATCATCTCGCACGATCGCCACTTCCTGAACTCCGTGTGCACGCACATGGCCGATATGGATTACGGCACGCTCAAGGTCTACCCGGGCAACTACGACGAATACATGGAAGCGTCGATGCAGGCCCGCGAGCGCCAGATGGCCGCCAACGCGCGCGCCAAGGAGCGCATCAGCGAACTGCAGGACTTCGTGCGCCGCTTCTCGGCCAACAAGTCCAAGGCACGCCAGGCCACCTCGCGCGCCAAGCAGATCGAGAAGATCAAGGTCGAGGACATCAAGCCGTCGTCGCGCCAGAACCCGTTCATCCGCTTCGAGTTCGAGAAGAAGCTGCACAACCTGGCCGTCGAGGTGGAAGGCATCACCAAGACCTACGACCGCAAGATCATCAACAACCTGTCGATGGCGATCCAGGCTGGCGAGCGCGTGGCGATCATCGGCGAGAACGGCGCGGGCAAGACCACGCTGCTGCGCAGCCTGCTGAACGGCGCGGTGCAGACCGGCGTGCAGCGCGGCGTGGAGGTGGATCGCGGCACGGTCAAGTGGGCCGAGAACGCCAACGTGGGCTACATGCCGCAGGACACCTACGAGGAGTTCCCCACGGACCGCGACGTGATGGACTGGATGAGCCAGTGGACGCAGGCCGGCGATGACGAGACCTCGCTGCGCGGCACGCTGGGCCGCCTGCTGTTCTCGGCGGACGACATCAAGAAGAACGTCAAGGTGCTGTCCGGCGGCGAGAAGGGCCGCATGATCTGGGGCAAGCTGATGCTGGGCCGCCATAACGTGCTGGCGCTGGACGAGCCGACCAACCACATGGACATGGAGTCGATCGAATCGATGCAGATCGCGCTGGACAAGTTCCAGGGCACGCTGATCTTCGTGTCGCACGACCGCGAGTTCGTGAGCGGCCTGGCCACGCGGGTGATCGAAGTGCGTACCGACGGCACGCTGACGGATTACCTGGGCACGTATGACGAGTACCTGCAGTCGCAGGGGATCGATGGCTAA
- a CDS encoding aldehyde dehydrogenase family protein, translating to MQQRDKLFINGKWVSPHGTGLIDVIHSTTEAVMGRIPEGSARDAEDAIQAARAAFDGWASTPPAVRADYIRKIAEGMKARTEELAQLIAGEVGMPIKLARAIQVGGPVYNWGQAAKLLEDFDFEEEVGNSLVVREPVGVVAAITPWNYPLNQITLKVAPALAAGCTVVLKPSEVAPLNAFVLAEVIEAAGLPPGVFNLVTGYGPVVGEVLASHPEVDMVSFTGSTRAGKRVSELASQTVKRVALELGGKSASVVLDDADLAAAVKGTINACFLNSGQTCSAHTRMLVPRNRYDEVKAIAAKVVEGFTVGDPLQETTRLGPLISAVQKDRVTGYIRRGLEEGAELVAGGPETPAGLGKGFFVKPTVLGNVEPRATVAQEEIFGPVLSIICYDTEEEAVRIANDSIYGLGGGVWGGDEARAIRVARRIRTGQVDINGGPFNMQAPFGGYKQSGNGREAGKYGLEEFLEYKSLQFKKPA from the coding sequence ATGCAACAACGAGACAAACTCTTCATTAACGGCAAGTGGGTCAGCCCGCACGGCACCGGGCTGATCGACGTGATCCACTCCACCACCGAAGCGGTCATGGGCCGCATCCCCGAAGGCAGCGCACGCGACGCGGAAGACGCGATCCAGGCTGCCCGTGCCGCGTTTGACGGCTGGGCCAGCACGCCCCCGGCAGTACGCGCCGACTATATCCGCAAGATCGCCGAAGGCATGAAGGCACGGACCGAGGAACTGGCCCAGCTGATCGCGGGCGAGGTCGGCATGCCGATCAAGCTGGCGCGCGCGATCCAGGTAGGCGGCCCTGTCTACAACTGGGGCCAGGCCGCGAAGCTGCTGGAGGACTTTGATTTCGAGGAGGAGGTGGGCAATTCGCTGGTCGTGCGCGAGCCGGTCGGCGTGGTGGCGGCGATCACGCCGTGGAACTACCCGCTCAACCAGATCACGCTGAAGGTGGCGCCCGCGCTGGCGGCCGGTTGCACGGTCGTGCTCAAGCCGTCGGAAGTGGCGCCGCTGAATGCATTCGTGCTGGCAGAGGTGATCGAGGCAGCCGGCCTGCCGCCGGGCGTGTTCAACCTGGTGACGGGTTATGGCCCGGTGGTCGGCGAGGTACTGGCCAGCCATCCCGAGGTCGACATGGTGTCGTTCACGGGCTCCACCCGGGCCGGCAAGCGCGTGTCGGAACTGGCTTCGCAGACCGTCAAGCGCGTGGCGCTGGAACTGGGCGGCAAGTCCGCCTCGGTGGTCCTGGACGATGCGGACCTGGCCGCGGCGGTCAAGGGCACCATCAATGCGTGCTTCCTGAACTCCGGGCAGACCTGCTCGGCGCATACCCGCATGCTGGTGCCGCGCAACCGCTATGACGAAGTGAAGGCGATTGCCGCGAAGGTGGTCGAAGGCTTTACCGTCGGCGACCCGCTGCAGGAAACCACCAGGCTCGGGCCGCTGATTTCCGCCGTGCAGAAGGACCGCGTGACCGGCTATATCCGCCGCGGCCTGGAAGAAGGGGCAGAGCTGGTGGCGGGCGGGCCGGAGACCCCGGCCGGACTCGGCAAGGGCTTCTTCGTCAAGCCGACGGTGCTGGGCAATGTCGAGCCGCGCGCGACCGTGGCGCAGGAAGAGATCTTCGGACCGGTGCTTTCCATCATCTGCTACGACACGGAGGAAGAGGCCGTGCGTATCGCCAACGACAGCATCTACGGCCTCGGTGGCGGTGTATGGGGCGGTGACGAGGCGCGTGCGATCCGCGTGGCGCGGCGCATCCGTACCGGCCAGGTCGATATCAACGGCGGCCCGTTCAATATGCAGGCGCCGTTTGGCGGCTACAAGCAATCCGGCAACGGGCGCGAGGCCGGCAAATATGGGCTTGAGGAATTCCTCGAGTACAAGTCCCTGCAATTCAAGAAGCCGGCCTGA